The following proteins come from a genomic window of Nautilia profundicola AmH:
- a CDS encoding 3'-5' exonuclease, with amino-acid sequence MKKKFIEKLKTGLTKEEFLKYISELYPDFSFENAVDFLKFQGLPLTVQDDIVILKTAITPYDEFEYCVVDIEVNNSKPNIGQVIEIGAVKIKNLKIVDTFEFLIYAKDVPKYVERVTGINQEMLKNEASQKEILRKFRLFLGESVFVAHAADFDYNFLAHQFEKENLGEILNRFLCTLTLSQKTLEAERYGLKYLMEELKLPEETHHRALGDAKTTARIFLMCLENLPDNIITTEDLIEFAAPTKNKCKKKKNKN; translated from the coding sequence ATGAAGAAAAAGTTTATTGAAAAATTGAAAACCGGATTAACAAAAGAAGAGTTTTTAAAATATATTAGTGAATTATATCCAGATTTTAGTTTTGAAAATGCTGTAGATTTTTTAAAGTTTCAAGGTCTCCCATTAACTGTGCAGGATGACATTGTTATCTTAAAAACCGCTATTACACCTTATGATGAGTTTGAGTATTGTGTGGTGGATATAGAAGTAAACAATTCAAAACCTAATATCGGACAGGTTATAGAAATAGGTGCTGTAAAAATAAAAAATTTAAAAATTGTAGATACTTTTGAATTTTTGATTTATGCTAAAGATGTTCCGAAATATGTAGAAAGAGTAACAGGTATAAATCAGGAAATGCTGAAAAACGAAGCTTCTCAAAAAGAGATATTGAGAAAGTTCAGATTATTTTTAGGAGAGAGTGTTTTTGTGGCTCATGCCGCTGATTTTGATTATAATTTTTTAGCACATCAATTCGAAAAAGAAAATTTGGGTGAGATTTTAAATAGGTTTTTGTGTACTTTAACTCTTTCACAAAAAACTCTTGAAGCAGAGAGATATGGGCTTAAATATTTAATGGAAGAATTAAAACTTCCGGAAGAAACTCATCACAGAGCTTTAGGTGATGCAAAAACTACAGCGAGAATTTTCCTCATGTGTTTGGAAAATCTGCCGGATAATATAATTACTACTGAAGATTTAATAGAGTTTGCGGCTCCTACAAAAAACAAATGTAAGAAGAAAAAAAATAAAAATTAA
- a CDS encoding DsrE/DsrF/TusD sulfur relay family protein — MKVLFIFNREPYDGSDVAWNGLRLAKNMHGRGHDVRIFLMNDSVDLARDCNKKPDNYDNDLVAMLKEMYQDGVKLKVCGTCQARCGIYKNEPYFAPEIKATMNDLADWVEECDQVLTF, encoded by the coding sequence ATGAAAGTATTATTTATATTCAATAGAGAACCTTATGACGGAAGCGATGTGGCTTGGAACGGACTGAGACTGGCTAAAAACATGCACGGACGCGGGCATGATGTGAGAATTTTCCTTATGAACGATTCTGTGGATTTGGCAAGAGACTGCAATAAAAAACCGGATAATTACGACAACGATCTTGTGGCAATGCTTAAAGAAATGTATCAAGACGGAGTGAAACTGAAAGTCTGCGGAACATGTCAGGCAAGATGCGGTATTTATAAAAACGAACCTTACTTTGCACCTGAAATTAAAGCAACAATGAATGATTTGGCAGACTGGGTTGAAGAGTGTGACCAGGTGCTTACTTTTTAA
- a CDS encoding heavy-metal-associated domain-containing protein has product MKKFFIGLIFVSALFAAEKTVIIEVEGMTCPLCTSAIKRSLKTTPGVVKAKVLLSTKKATVVYDDAKTDTSKLLHAIEVVGYKGKVLEVKNEK; this is encoded by the coding sequence ATGAAGAAATTTTTTATCGGGCTTATTTTTGTTTCAGCGCTTTTTGCAGCTGAAAAAACGGTAATAATAGAAGTTGAAGGCATGACGTGTCCTTTGTGCACGAGCGCCATTAAAAGAAGTCTTAAAACCACACCCGGTGTAGTAAAGGCAAAAGTGCTTTTAAGCACTAAAAAAGCGACAGTTGTGTATGATGACGCCAAAACGGATACGTCAAAGCTTTTACACGCCATTGAAGTGGTGGGATACAAGGGGAAAGTTTTAGAAGTGAAAAATGAAAAGTGA
- a CDS encoding c-type cytochrome, with amino-acid sequence MKKLLAVAAVAGFAFAGNFNCAMCHNGGMAVKLDTMTPAEIVKKTKEFKAGKGNPMMVNAVKNMSDADIEAAAKEFGKK; translated from the coding sequence ATGAAAAAACTTTTAGCAGTAGCGGCAGTAGCTGGATTTGCATTTGCAGGTAATTTTAACTGTGCAATGTGTCATAATGGCGGAATGGCTGTAAAATTAGACACAATGACTCCAGCAGAAATTGTTAAAAAAACAAAAGAATTCAAAGCTGGAAAAGGTAATCCTATGATGGTTAATGCCGTTAAAAATATGAGTGATGCTGATATTGAAGCGGCAGCTAAAGAATTCGGAAAAAAATAA
- a CDS encoding multiheme c-type cytochrome — protein sequence MKKALTAGLSVAAIASFAFAANSLDSNPNYKKLKNFKPQGVTNDQCLMCHKAQDPGIVADWQHSKHAKVGVGCVECHVVPKNYPTAFKAHPMQGSNWTVQIAVSSVTCAKCHAKEVTEYMNSGHARGAAQWLATPKNKHGYLMTKLSYHYESLKGANQSYMVNGKKMEKGIRTDGPVFQANEKSPRVADLNVANICIQCHGTTIKLDKNGRPDATTWPNDGIAALYPDGGVSNCLSCHSRHKFSAAEARQPGACTNCHLGPDHPMKEVFESSVHGHIFETNEEDYKFDTGEQIPGKTVRAGTCFTCHQAAIGGLKSTHNVSLRLKWNLWAPGSFLRTGGYETAGWAFWKGGGKINPDTVIRGNAKAGNPQGPEAARAEMKKVCMVCHEATFTNNYFQRIDAAVTVYNQYKSFATKMLKDLKAKGLMKSDVWSDPFFKLYYYLWHHEGRRFRHGAAMGSPDYAHWHGVFQVMQDIREMKDIYDYRMKMLKKYGDPKKALANEVPMPVVTHE from the coding sequence ATGAAAAAAGCACTTACGGCTGGGTTAAGCGTAGCGGCGATTGCAAGCTTTGCATTTGCAGCAAACAGCTTAGATTCAAACCCAAATTACAAAAAACTTAAAAATTTCAAACCTCAAGGTGTAACAAACGATCAATGTTTAATGTGTCACAAAGCTCAAGATCCTGGTATCGTAGCTGACTGGCAACATTCAAAACACGCAAAAGTTGGTGTAGGATGTGTGGAATGTCACGTTGTTCCTAAAAATTATCCGACTGCTTTCAAAGCACACCCAATGCAAGGAAGCAATTGGACAGTTCAAATTGCAGTATCTTCTGTAACTTGTGCTAAATGTCACGCAAAAGAAGTTACTGAATATATGAACTCTGGACACGCAAGAGGTGCGGCTCAGTGGCTTGCAACTCCTAAAAACAAACACGGTTACCTAATGACTAAACTTTCTTATCATTATGAAAGTTTAAAAGGTGCTAACCAGTCATATATGGTAAACGGTAAAAAAATGGAAAAAGGTATCAGAACTGATGGTCCTGTATTCCAAGCAAATGAAAAATCTCCAAGAGTAGCAGACTTAAACGTTGCTAACATCTGTATCCAGTGTCACGGTACTACTATCAAACTTGATAAAAACGGTAGACCAGATGCAACTACTTGGCCAAACGACGGTATTGCAGCACTATATCCAGATGGTGGGGTATCAAACTGTCTATCTTGTCACAGCAGACATAAATTCTCTGCAGCTGAAGCAAGACAACCAGGTGCATGTACAAACTGTCACTTAGGACCTGACCATCCAATGAAAGAAGTATTCGAATCTTCAGTTCACGGACACATTTTCGAAACTAATGAAGAAGATTACAAATTCGATACTGGTGAACAAATCCCAGGTAAAACTGTTAGAGCTGGTACATGTTTCACTTGTCACCAAGCAGCTATCGGTGGATTAAAATCTACTCACAACGTTTCACTTAGACTTAAATGGAACCTATGGGCACCAGGAAGCTTCTTAAGAACTGGTGGATATGAAACTGCTGGTTGGGCATTCTGGAAAGGTGGAGGAAAAATCAATCCTGACACTGTAATCAGAGGTAACGCTAAAGCTGGTAACCCTCAAGGTCCAGAAGCAGCAAGAGCTGAAATGAAAAAAGTTTGTATGGTATGTCACGAAGCTACATTTACAAACAACTATTTCCAAAGAATTGATGCGGCTGTAACTGTTTACAACCAATACAAATCTTTTGCAACTAAAATGTTAAAAGATCTTAAAGCTAAAGGTCTAATGAAATCTGACGTATGGAGCGATCCATTCTTCAAACTATACTACTACCTATGGCATCATGAAGGTAGAAGATTTAGACACGGTGCAGCTATGGGATCACCTGACTATGCTCACTGGCATGGTGTATTCCAAGTAATGCAAGATATCAGAGAAATGAAAGATATCTATGATTACAGAATGAAAATGCTTAAAAAATACGGAGACCCTAAAAAAGCATTGGCAAACGAAGTTCCAATGCCAGTTGTTACTCACGAGTAA
- a CDS encoding (Fe-S)-binding protein — translation MFKFSDTSDMCIKCGKCIPGCTIHRINPDETTSPRGFLDLLKGVEEGEIELDKNAKDIFESCFLCNQCVEVCPNSLPTDFMIENVRKEIADKYGIAFFKRVFFFLLKNRWAYDIVSKLGYMFQTCGFKIEADKNAMRSRFNIPMLKKGRLLPSMKQKSFLKKYPEKIPAQNPKKRVAIFIGCMANYNYTEVGDALVSILKFLDIDIFIPKKQLCCGAPAYFTGDFKTTEELIRYNIEYFESFIDQVDAIIVPEATCTAMLKKDYEEYIHAHMDKNWAERHRKIKSKIFGTTEWLYKHTDLKAKLENKKRQPEVITYHNSCHFGRVFNIKKEPRSLLTQVYQINEMSDPDMCCGFGGITIQTEKFDLAVKAGQKKAEIIKAVDADIVSAECSACRMQITEQLDKAGDNKIFKHPLELIAKAINEE, via the coding sequence TTGTTTAAGTTTTCCGACACTTCCGATATGTGCATCAAATGTGGTAAATGTATCCCCGGATGTACAATCCACAGAATAAATCCTGATGAAACTACCTCGCCAAGGGGTTTTTTAGATCTTTTAAAAGGCGTAGAAGAAGGTGAAATAGAACTTGACAAAAACGCCAAAGACATATTTGAAAGCTGTTTTTTATGTAATCAGTGTGTTGAAGTATGTCCGAACTCGCTTCCTACCGATTTTATGATTGAAAATGTAAGAAAAGAGATAGCGGACAAATACGGTATTGCGTTTTTCAAAAGAGTGTTTTTCTTTTTACTCAAAAACAGATGGGCATACGACATCGTAAGTAAACTCGGATATATGTTCCAAACATGCGGATTTAAAATTGAAGCCGATAAAAACGCTATGAGAAGCCGCTTTAACATACCTATGCTTAAAAAGGGAAGACTCCTGCCTTCCATGAAACAAAAATCGTTTCTTAAAAAATACCCTGAAAAAATACCGGCACAAAATCCAAAAAAAAGAGTGGCTATTTTTATCGGATGTATGGCAAACTATAACTATACGGAAGTCGGTGACGCACTTGTCAGTATTTTAAAATTCCTTGATATCGATATATTTATTCCAAAAAAACAGCTCTGTTGCGGAGCGCCTGCGTATTTTACCGGGGATTTTAAAACAACGGAAGAGCTTATCAGATACAACATAGAATATTTCGAAAGTTTTATAGACCAAGTCGACGCAATAATTGTACCTGAAGCAACATGTACCGCAATGCTGAAAAAAGACTACGAAGAATATATCCACGCACATATGGATAAAAACTGGGCCGAAAGACACCGAAAAATAAAATCCAAAATCTTTGGGACAACCGAATGGCTCTATAAACACACAGACCTGAAAGCCAAACTTGAAAATAAAAAAAGACAGCCGGAAGTCATAACATACCACAACTCATGCCACTTCGGAAGAGTGTTTAATATAAAAAAAGAACCGAGAAGCCTGCTTACTCAGGTATATCAGATAAATGAAATGAGCGATCCTGATATGTGCTGCGGATTCGGGGGAATCACAATCCAGACTGAAAAATTCGACCTGGCCGTAAAAGCTGGACAGAAAAAAGCCGAAATAATTAAAGCCGTGGATGCAGACATCGTAAGTGCGGAGTGCAGCGCATGCAGAATGCAGATAACCGAACAGCTTGACAAAGCGGGAGATAATAAAATATTCAAACACCCGCTTGAGCTTATCGCAAAAGCGATAAATGAAGAATAA
- the lgt gene encoding prolipoprotein diacylglyceryl transferase — protein MLEYWQHIYSHFNPVAFDLGIFKIHWYGIMYVLALVTGYWVAIKFAKREGIDRKIIDEYFIWVEIGIILGARIGYFIFYVPNNGYYLSHPWEMFNPFRDGEFIGIRGMSYHGAVIGFTIATLLYWKIKKVNMWKILDIVALAVPVGYIFGRIGNFLNQELFGRVTDVPWGIYVNGVLRHPSQLYEAFFEGMVIFVILYFYYKKCRRNDGELIALYVILYGIFRSLCELWREPDPQLGFIFMHFTMGEILSFFMIIFGIFLYIKRRRL, from the coding sequence GTGCTCGAATACTGGCAGCATATTTACTCCCATTTTAACCCCGTCGCTTTCGATTTAGGTATATTTAAAATTCACTGGTACGGAATAATGTATGTTTTGGCATTAGTTACGGGATACTGGGTTGCTATTAAATTTGCAAAGCGAGAGGGAATTGATAGAAAAATTATAGATGAATATTTTATATGGGTTGAAATAGGTATTATTCTTGGTGCGAGAATAGGGTATTTTATTTTTTATGTTCCTAATAACGGTTATTATCTTAGTCATCCTTGGGAGATGTTTAATCCTTTCAGGGATGGTGAATTTATCGGAATCAGGGGTATGAGTTACCACGGAGCGGTTATCGGTTTTACAATTGCTACGCTTTTATACTGGAAAATAAAAAAGGTAAATATGTGGAAAATATTAGATATTGTGGCATTAGCCGTCCCAGTGGGGTATATCTTTGGAAGAATAGGCAACTTTTTAAACCAAGAACTTTTCGGTAGGGTTACAGATGTACCTTGGGGAATTTACGTAAATGGTGTTTTAAGGCATCCGAGTCAGCTTTATGAAGCTTTTTTTGAAGGCATGGTTATTTTTGTGATTTTGTATTTTTATTATAAAAAATGTCGCAGAAATGACGGAGAATTAATTGCTTTATATGTTATACTTTACGGAATCTTTAGAAGTTTATGTGAGCTTTGGAGAGAACCGGATCCGCAGCTCGGATTTATATTTATGCATTTTACAATGGGTGAAATTTTGAGCTTTTTTATGATAATTTTCGGAATATTTTTATATATTAAAAGGAGACGATTATGA
- the hemG gene encoding protoporphyrinogen oxidase, whose amino-acid sequence MKLAIVGGGISGLSLAYYLQNDFEVTVFEKEKWGGKAYTAKVGEYLMEEGVNGFLSNSPKTMELCEEIGIKPIKANDNSKIRYIYDNKLIKIPLKPLDFITSDILSWKGKFDVAMEFFRKPVCDREETVAEFATRRLGTEFKRRMMTPMLAGIYASTPEITSMNAAFPKLKKIECEYGSLFKGMIKLKRGGQPTGELHSFEYGMSEMIEKLKEKTKAQFIQKEIKDIDELKDYDKVVIATPAYDAAQILKKYEKLSLLLNEIPYNPVAIVGFDYDSISPVCFGILTVENKTLGILMDKYIFPNRNGIRVMVGGARYPDIKDMSEDEIIEIAEKDIYEVIKNANPKIKWIKMHKKAIPNYSLGHQDLVKKIMDEAKNVNVYLTGNAYNGVSFNDCIKNSFELAEQIKKEK is encoded by the coding sequence ATGAAACTTGCTATTGTCGGCGGAGGTATAAGCGGGCTTAGTCTTGCTTATTATTTACAAAACGATTTTGAAGTAACCGTTTTTGAAAAAGAAAAATGGGGCGGTAAGGCGTATACGGCTAAAGTCGGTGAATATTTAATGGAAGAAGGGGTAAACGGATTTTTAAGCAACTCTCCTAAAACCATGGAACTTTGTGAAGAAATCGGAATAAAGCCGATAAAAGCCAATGATAATTCAAAAATCAGATATATATACGATAACAAACTTATTAAAATCCCTCTGAAACCTTTGGACTTTATAACAAGCGATATCCTCTCTTGGAAAGGCAAGTTCGACGTTGCAATGGAGTTTTTCAGAAAACCGGTGTGTGACAGGGAAGAAACGGTTGCAGAGTTTGCCACAAGAAGACTCGGGACTGAATTTAAAAGACGTATGATGACTCCGATGCTTGCGGGAATTTACGCTTCTACGCCTGAAATTACTTCAATGAATGCGGCGTTTCCAAAGCTTAAAAAAATAGAGTGTGAATACGGATCGCTTTTTAAAGGTATGATTAAATTAAAAAGAGGAGGGCAGCCGACAGGGGAACTTCACTCGTTTGAATACGGTATGAGCGAAATGATTGAGAAGTTAAAAGAAAAAACAAAGGCCCAGTTTATACAAAAAGAGATAAAAGATATTGACGAGCTTAAAGATTATGATAAGGTTGTAATCGCTACGCCTGCATATGATGCAGCCCAAATTCTCAAAAAATATGAAAAACTAAGTTTGCTCTTAAATGAAATTCCTTATAATCCGGTTGCGATTGTAGGATTTGATTATGACAGTATATCGCCTGTATGTTTCGGGATTTTGACGGTTGAGAATAAAACTTTGGGGATTTTAATGGATAAGTATATTTTCCCGAACAGAAACGGAATACGTGTAATGGTAGGAGGAGCGAGATATCCTGATATTAAGGATATGAGTGAAGATGAGATAATAGAAATCGCCGAGAAAGATATTTATGAGGTTATTAAAAACGCAAATCCGAAAATAAAATGGATAAAAATGCATAAAAAAGCTATTCCGAATTATTCGTTAGGTCATCAGGATTTGGTTAAAAAAATTATGGATGAGGCTAAAAATGTTAATGTTTATTTAACAGGCAATGCTTATAATGGTGTTAGTTTTAACGACTGTATAAAAAACTCTTTCGAACTTGCAGAGCAAATTAAAAAGGAAAAATAA
- the selD gene encoding selenide, water dikinase SelD: MLKLNNEAKLTKYVRAAGUAGKLAPEELNDTTCVLGCSNENLLVGFEGNEDASIYKITDDIALVQTVDFITPVVDDPFVYGQIAAANSLSDVFAMGGDVKTALNLVGFDSCHHDREVLKEILKGGEDKIKECGGVLAGGHTIETPEMLYGLSVTGVVNPKQMIRNNTLKKDDVIILTKPLGMGILTTAIKADLVSDEVASEVAEILRTLNYKASIIAREIGVSAMTDVTGFGLLGHLYEMSGKKFTIEVEFDKVPFISEAINQASMGIIPAGSYNNQIFVEKYVEFVRNLSFEEQMILFDAQTSGGLLISLPQEKAEEYLKRAGNEGVFAKIIGNVKEKEEKFIKVI; the protein is encoded by the coding sequence ATGCTAAAATTAAATAATGAAGCCAAACTAACGAAATACGTAAGAGCAGCGGGCTGAGCGGGTAAACTGGCTCCGGAGGAGCTAAACGACACAACCTGCGTTTTAGGATGCAGCAATGAAAACCTGCTTGTAGGATTTGAAGGCAATGAAGATGCCAGCATATATAAAATAACGGATGATATTGCACTTGTTCAGACCGTTGATTTCATAACGCCTGTGGTTGACGACCCTTTCGTTTACGGGCAGATTGCCGCTGCAAATTCGCTAAGCGATGTATTTGCCATGGGCGGTGACGTTAAAACGGCACTTAACCTTGTGGGATTTGATTCGTGTCACCACGACAGGGAAGTATTAAAAGAGATTTTAAAAGGCGGTGAGGATAAAATTAAAGAGTGCGGAGGCGTTCTTGCCGGAGGCCATACGATTGAAACGCCTGAAATGCTATACGGACTCAGTGTTACAGGGGTTGTGAACCCTAAGCAGATGATTAGAAACAATACTTTAAAAAAAGATGATGTAATAATCCTTACAAAGCCTCTGGGAATGGGGATACTTACAACCGCTATAAAAGCTGATCTGGTGAGTGACGAAGTAGCGAGTGAAGTTGCCGAAATTTTAAGAACCCTTAATTACAAGGCAAGTATAATCGCAAGGGAAATCGGTGTAAGCGCAATGACGGACGTTACGGGCTTCGGACTGCTCGGGCATCTTTATGAAATGAGCGGCAAGAAATTCACAATTGAGGTAGAGTTTGACAAAGTACCGTTTATAAGTGAAGCGATCAACCAGGCGAGTATGGGTATTATACCTGCCGGAAGCTACAACAATCAGATATTTGTTGAAAAATATGTGGAGTTTGTTAGAAATCTTAGTTTTGAAGAGCAGATGATTTTGTTTGACGCTCAGACAAGCGGAGGACTACTAATATCACTTCCTCAGGAAAAAGCGGAAGAATATCTAAAAAGAGCCGGAAATGAAGGCGTTTTTGCAAAAATTATAGGAAACGTGAAAGAAAAAGAAGAGAAATTTATTAAAGTAATTTAA
- a CDS encoding sensor domain-containing diguanylate cyclase, with protein MKKKILLIIALIMIISTILRTMIVGYSFLNFSNATIENEANLLKELLQEVIDKDRFIKIIQKSQHIKEIEFINKKSSKTTILSDYNHKTFTTLLPFSDNQTLKIVFEADNYFKKLQNTYLQLIFIAIVSLIIIILIVNYFLTPYLEILEKIKTSTNNILNGNFNQHIDTKLKGEAKEFVDSFNIFLQKLKESFGVIEEKYTSLIEKERSDDPLNDAKETIEQLANIFKFKNMIEEDNTTDEIFNRLVDVLLNFKINNFSLIGIDNSENTTFEIYKQGDICCDILDNFKACRAYRLKKTINSQEFPKVCPMHYCDNEYICIPFSASGNFTGILKININSEAEKKHINKNLPYIKAYLNEVSAIIEAKYTLELLHNQSIKDPLTNLFNRRHLENILPMLIAAAQRRNEKLAFLMIDMDYFKTVNDTYGHKAGDTVLKTLANILINNVRKSDIVIRYGGEEFLIILQNIKSYEDAINIAEKIRTSIENTKIQLDNTVIQKTISIGISLFPEHCKQGWECIKYADIALYKAKENGRNQVVLFHEDFKKDYEEY; from the coding sequence ATGAAAAAAAAGATTCTGTTAATAATCGCCCTGATAATGATTATATCTACAATATTAAGAACAATGATAGTTGGATATTCATTTTTAAATTTTTCAAATGCTACAATTGAAAACGAAGCCAATTTATTAAAAGAATTACTTCAAGAAGTGATAGATAAAGACAGATTTATCAAAATAATTCAAAAATCACAACATATTAAAGAAATAGAATTTATAAATAAAAAATCATCAAAAACAACCATTTTATCAGATTACAATCACAAAACTTTTACAACTCTTTTACCATTTTCGGATAATCAAACATTAAAAATAGTTTTTGAAGCTGATAATTACTTTAAAAAATTACAAAACACATATCTGCAGCTTATATTTATCGCTATTGTATCGTTAATAATTATTATTTTAATTGTTAATTACTTTTTAACCCCTTATTTGGAAATTTTAGAGAAAATAAAAACGTCTACAAATAATATATTAAACGGAAATTTCAACCAACACATCGATACGAAATTAAAAGGTGAAGCAAAAGAATTCGTGGATTCATTCAATATATTTTTACAAAAGCTTAAAGAAAGCTTCGGTGTTATTGAAGAAAAATACACATCTCTAATTGAAAAAGAGCGTTCAGACGATCCGTTAAATGATGCAAAAGAAACTATAGAACAACTTGCAAATATTTTCAAATTTAAAAACATGATTGAAGAAGACAATACAACTGATGAAATTTTTAACAGACTTGTCGATGTACTGCTCAATTTCAAAATTAATAATTTTTCTTTAATAGGTATAGACAATTCTGAAAACACTACGTTCGAAATATATAAACAAGGAGATATTTGTTGTGACATATTAGATAATTTTAAAGCGTGTAGAGCTTATAGACTTAAAAAAACTATAAACTCTCAAGAATTCCCGAAAGTTTGTCCGATGCATTATTGCGACAATGAATATATCTGTATACCTTTTAGTGCAAGCGGTAATTTTACCGGTATATTAAAAATAAATATTAATTCTGAGGCTGAAAAAAAACATATAAATAAAAACCTTCCGTATATAAAAGCATATTTAAATGAAGTTTCCGCCATTATTGAAGCTAAATACACATTAGAGTTATTACACAATCAGTCTATTAAAGATCCTTTGACAAATTTATTCAACAGAAGACATCTTGAAAACATATTACCAATGCTGATAGCAGCCGCACAAAGAAGAAATGAAAAACTTGCTTTTTTAATGATTGATATGGATTATTTTAAAACTGTAAACGATACTTATGGTCATAAAGCAGGTGATACAGTATTAAAAACACTTGCAAATATACTTATTAATAATGTAAGAAAAAGTGATATAGTAATTAGATATGGCGGAGAAGAATTTTTAATAATTTTACAAAATATTAAATCATATGAAGATGCGATTAATATTGCCGAAAAAATAAGAACAAGTATAGAAAATACAAAAATTCAACTGGACAACACAGTAATACAAAAAACCATAAGCATAGGTATAAGTCTGTTTCCGGAACATTGTAAACAGGGTTGGGAATGCATAAAATATGCCGATATCGCCTTATATAAAGCAAAAGAAAACGGTAGAAACCAAGTTGTGTTATTTCATGAAGATTTTAAAAAAGATTATGAAGAATATTAA
- a CDS encoding cytochrome c biogenesis CcdA family protein, with protein MENLTFQLFDYFDKMPFIVSYIAGLLSFLSPCVLPLVPIYFFYITGISAKELKEKELTGKERIKIFINSALFIAGFASVFILIGAASANLIGNIFAYKWVNVVLALVIILFGINVAGFIKFNFLQYEKRLNLQNAGAFLLGFSFAFGWTPCIGPIFGTIIGMAATEPAKALSMMVLYTLGLATPFILMALFTVWSMKLIDKMKNYMGIIEKISGFLLISVGVYILYKAVI; from the coding sequence ATGGAAAATTTAACGTTTCAACTGTTTGATTATTTTGATAAAATGCCTTTTATTGTGAGCTATATTGCAGGGCTTTTATCTTTTCTCTCACCATGCGTGCTACCGCTTGTACCGATATATTTTTTCTACATTACAGGAATTAGTGCAAAAGAACTTAAAGAAAAAGAACTGACAGGAAAAGAAAGAATAAAAATATTTATAAATTCAGCTCTTTTTATTGCTGGATTTGCTTCTGTGTTTATTTTAATAGGTGCCGCAAGTGCAAACCTAATAGGTAATATTTTTGCGTATAAATGGGTGAATGTTGTTTTGGCTTTAGTGATTATATTATTCGGTATTAATGTTGCAGGATTTATAAAATTTAACTTTTTACAGTATGAGAAAAGATTAAATCTTCAAAACGCGGGTGCGTTTTTGCTCGGGTTTTCATTTGCGTTCGGGTGGACGCCGTGTATTGGTCCGATATTTGGAACAATAATAGGTATGGCAGCAACGGAACCTGCAAAAGCTCTTTCAATGATGGTGCTTTATACTTTAGGACTTGCCACACCGTTTATTTTAATGGCGCTGTTTACAGTTTGGAGTATGAAACTAATAGACAAAATGAAAAATTACATGGGAATCATTGAAAAAATTTCAGGTTTTTTATTAATAAGTGTAGGTGTTTATATACTTTATAAAGCAGTAATATAA
- a CDS encoding thioredoxin family protein: MKKLFFLLLGVYLFASNLNWYSDYKKAFEVAKKENKYVMVDISKHDCPPCEFMKDTVMSGGDVVKILNSKFVLVEYYADADDIPEKFRKHYFNFTPAILFYTNDGKFITGVYGATSYTHFLEELKKIIKG; the protein is encoded by the coding sequence ATGAAAAAGTTGTTTTTCTTACTCTTAGGAGTTTATTTATTCGCCTCAAACTTGAACTGGTATTCAGACTATAAAAAAGCGTTTGAAGTTGCTAAAAAAGAGAATAAATACGTAATGGTTGATATAAGCAAGCACGACTGTCCTCCGTGTGAATTTATGAAAGATACGGTAATGAGCGGGGGAGATGTTGTAAAAATATTAAATTCTAAGTTTGTTTTGGTAGAGTATTATGCCGATGCGGATGATATACCTGAAAAATTCAGAAAACATTATTTTAATTTTACTCCCGCAATACTTTTTTATACAAACGACGGAAAATTTATAACGGGAGTGTATGGAGCTACGAGTTACACGCATTTCTTAGAAGAATTAAAAAAAATAATTAAGGGATAA